The Coleofasciculaceae cyanobacterium sequence GCGGTACTTACTTCTGGTAGACGTTGGCAAAAGTTGGGAGTCTGGCAAACTACTTTAATTAACCAATTGATTATTGCTGGCTTTTATTTAGGTGTCTCTCCCACTAAGCTAGCTAATTTTTATCGTAGTCAAGGTAAACAGTAGATTTAAAAATTAGCAATATTAATCAATGCGATCACAAACGATAATTTCTTGTCAATAGTCGGATTAAAACCAGCATTCATCAAAAAACCGACTAATACAAACAAACTGTTTAGTCGGCTAGTTAATTGTAATTAAATAATTACTTAATTATTGATGCTTATTTGTTGAAATATTTTTGTGCTTGAGCTAAAGCAGCACTACCAATGTTAAATATGGCCCAACTAGCAGCGATCGCCAAAGGTGCTATTACTATTAATACGCGCCAATCCATAATTCAATCTCCGTTACAACTATTAATTTATTTAAAAGGTCTATTAATGCCAAACCAGATTTATCTATATTCAAATGTACCAGTTTTGTTAACCTTTTATCCAGATTTTTTTGAGCCGTTAGGTCTTAGCCAAAGAAAAAGGGGATTACGTATCCCCATTGAACTAAAACTGCTTTGTAAAACAGCGAAACAGTTTATTTAATTTACAGTATTAATACCTAAACCAACTTGAGGTTAGGATAATAAGCCAGAATATCATCAGAAGACAAAGTATCTCCCTCTGCTTGTGGTGTCCAAAGGATTTCTACGGCTAATAAGCGATCGCTACCAAGGCTACCAATCTGCTGTAGGCTGTTGCGCATATCACTCTCGCCGTTAATTTCGGGTAAATTAAGGCTACCAGTTGCACCAACAATTACTGTAGCGATAATATATTCCCCAGAATCACCTTCTTTTAATTGAATCGCACCTTCAGCTGTTTCACCCCCCAAAGCTTTCTGCGTTTCGTTGCTAATTGCGTTATCTACATTAGTTAAGGTTTCGCTACTAAACTTACTGCGCTCTGTCAGAGCCAACTGATTAAACTTAGCTTCTGCTGCCTCTAAGCTCGCTTGCTGCGAGTTTGTCGCACCATAAACCCAATATTCGGGGTGTCGTAGTAAAGCCAAAGTTGCTTCTTGTAATACAGTAGCTCTTCCTGAAGCAGAACTAGTGTCGGCTGTCATAGCCAGACGATTTAATTCAGGCTGCAATTCACGAGCATTAGCTAGTAAACCTACCTGAACTTGAGCCACAGTTACTTTAGAGCTGTTACCATAGCCAGACTCTTCGCCAACTCCTGCATTGCGGAAGCTGCGCACTAAAAAGTTAGCAATAGCAAAGAAAA is a genomic window containing:
- a CDS encoding photosystem II protein Y, producing MDWRVLIVIAPLAIAASWAIFNIGSAALAQAQKYFNK
- a CDS encoding DUF1517 domain-containing protein; translation: MKMIFKRNSWSKYWLNSIVALILVCVLVLGNAGDAMAARTGGRIGGGSFRAPSRSYSTPRGGGYGGGYGRGYGYGYGGGGFGFPFLLPFVGYGGGGLFSILIFFAIANFLVRSFRNAGVGEESGYGNSSKVTVAQVQVGLLANARELQPELNRLAMTADTSSASGRATVLQEATLALLRHPEYWVYGATNSQQASLEAAEAKFNQLALTERSKFSSETLTNVDNAISNETQKALGGETAEGAIQLKEGDSGEYIIATVIVGATGSLNLPEINGESDMRNSLQQIGSLGSDRLLAVEILWTPQAEGDTLSSDDILAYYPNLKLV